The Carassius gibelio isolate Cgi1373 ecotype wild population from Czech Republic chromosome B22, carGib1.2-hapl.c, whole genome shotgun sequence genome window below encodes:
- the LOC127987577 gene encoding LOW QUALITY PROTEIN: zinc finger protein Xfin-like (The sequence of the model RefSeq protein was modified relative to this genomic sequence to represent the inferred CDS: inserted 2 bases in 1 codon; deleted 2 bases in 2 codons) encodes MHKRTHTGGKPYMCSHCDRRFVHRATLKTHERTHTGEKPYKCSYCDEINLXSGQLKTHERTHTGEKPYKCSHCDKTFIQTATLKTHERTHTGEKPYKCSYCDKTFICLGQLKTHERTHTGEKPYKCSHRDKTFIQTATLKTHERTHTGEKPYKCSHCDKRFVQRANLKTHERTHTGEKPYKCSHCEKDINCSGQLKTHERTHTGEKPYKCSHCDKTFICLGQLKTHERTHTGEKPYKCSHCDKRFVQRANLKTHERTHTGEKPYKCSHCDKTFICLGQLKTHERTHTGEKPYKCSHCDKRFVQRENLKTHERTHTGEKPYKCSHCEKDINLFRTLKTHERTHTGEKPYKCSHCDKTFICLGQLKTHERTHTGEKPYKCSHCDKRFVQRANLKTHERTHTGEKPYKCSHCDKRYRLSEHLKTHERTHTGEKPFTCDLCGKSFTQSTNHKLHMHIHTGEKPFTCDLCGKSFIIKRSLKEHMNIHSGEKPYTCDQCGKGFVRSSNLKIHLTLHTKKKRLYSYSLCGKSFPLLKSLKTHQKRHTAKKAYMCFECEKTFFTDEHLKMHQRTHTGEKPYMCSHCDKRFSSSSNLKKHERTHTGEKPYTCDQCGKSYTESSSLQRHKKSSTARNHNMCTRKKSPKLSR; translated from the exons ATGCACAAGAGGACCCACACTGGAGGGAAACCTTACATGTGTTCACACTGCGATAGGAGATTTGTTCATAGAGcaactctgaaaacacatgagaggacccacactggagagaaaccatacaagtgttcaTATTGTGACGAGATTAATTT TTCAGGAcaactgaaaacacatgagaggacccacactggagagaaaccatacaagtgttcacactgtgacaagacattcaTTCAGACAGcaactctgaaaacacatgagaggacccacactggagagaaaccatacaagtgttcaTACTGTGACAAGACATTCATTTGTTTAGGAcaactgaaaacacatgagaggacccacactggagagaaaccatacaagtgttcacacCGTGACAAGACATTCATTCAGACAGcaactctgaaaacacatgagaggacccacactggagagaaaccatacaagtgttcacactgtgacaagagatttgtTCAGAgagcaaatctgaaaacacatgagaggactcacaccggagagaaaccttacaagtgttcacactgtgaaaaaGACATTAAT TGTTCAGGAcaactgaaaacacatgagaggacccacactggagagaaaccatacaagtgttcacactgtgacaagacattcaTTTGTTTAGGAcaactgaaaacacatgagaggacccacactggagagaaaccatacaagtgttcacactgtgacaagagatttgtTCAGAgagcaaatctgaaaacacatgagaggacccacactggagagaaaccatacaagtgttcacactgtgacaagacattcaTTTGTTTAGGAcaactgaaaacacatgagaggacccacactggagagaaaccatacaagtgttcacactgtgacaagagatttgtTCAGAGagaaaatctgaaaacacatgagaggactcacaccggagagaaaccttacaagtgttcacactgtgaaaaaGACATTAATTTGTTCAGGAca ctgaaaacacatgagaggacccacactggagagaaaccatacaagtgttcacactgtgacaagacattcaTTTGTTTAGGAcaactgaaaacacatgagaggacccacactggagagaaaccatacaagtgttcacactgtgacaagagatttgtTCAGAgagcaaatctgaaaacacatgagaggactcacactggagagaaaccttacaagtgttcacactgtgacaagagatacCGTTTATCagaacatctgaaaacacatgagaggacccacactggagagaaaccattcacatGTGAtctgtgtgggaagagtttcacacaatcaACAAACCATAAGTTGCACATgcacatccacactggagagaaaccgtttaCATGTGAtctgtgtgggaagagtttcataATAAAACGCAGCCTTAAAGAGCACATGAACATCCACTCTGGGGAAAAAccgtacacatgtgatcagtgtggcaAAGGATTTGTAAGGTCTTCGAACCTAAAGATTCACCTGACACTTCATACAAAGAAGAAACGTCTGTATTCATAttctttgtgtggaaagagttttccaCTGCTGAAAAGTTTAAAAACGCATCAGAAAAGACATACTGCCAAAAAAGCTtatatgtgctttgagtgtgagaaGACTTTTTTTACAGATGAGCATTTGAAAATGCACCAGagaactcacactggagagaaaccttacatgtGTTCACATTGCGACAAGAGATTCAGTTcttcatcaaatctgaaaaaacatgaaaggactcatactggagagaaaccatacacatgtgatcaatgtggGAAGAGCTACACTGAATCATCTTCTCTACAGAGACATAAAAAATCATCCACAGCTCGAAATCATA atatgtgTACAAGAAAGAAAAGTCCAAAGTTGTCACGGTGA